The Ciona intestinalis chromosome 11, KH, whole genome shotgun sequence genome has a segment encoding these proteins:
- the nr1 gene encoding nuclear receptor 1 isoform X1 (The sequence of the model RefSeq protein was modified relative to this genomic sequence to represent the inferred CDS: added 2 bases not found in genome assembly) codes for MERNQIIPNSIDCFPRHAMGRGNKDKRKNMKGYIPSYLDGNEECVVCGDKATGYHYRCITCEGCKGFFRRTVQKDLQKTYQCKQRGKCQVNKVSRNQCQMCRYEKCIATGMATDLVLNEDKRIAKRKLIERNRQLRRHKDISHVMGTWKVGRVSDDDNHVISAVVQAHNDVINDDDFEETSRSPTHGEQFSSALTNAVTRVVEFAKRLPFFTGKASTDDQVAMLKGCCMEVIVLNCVASYDRARCTLKLFSKVIITREKLRRTRFDHFADDLFRTAEEMSILQLTETEIAMLKAIIVFAADRPRIQHIDEIRNIQDSLLQSLRYYVMDKRQHEYAVWSTLLIKMADIRRISNGFAASLMDMKLNNPEELIVLFAEDRRGTPDDHTPLQDARMDTTKTSASQKLCQKGGNKENRMDNSKRVSTSVKKVSNSWPPTYKRDEPFMSNRALLPQHYGVWSCFPKPSYDLPNPSLPKPSGFQPLQLPHAALSGHVGKTLGRNNFILPTALHPSLNTVKHSDMFRAMPVDSGEFIPSINPPAYIANSKTNVSPQTRWLLKERFTQEKGTHISDKNVHANQNATEEAINLSLKL; via the exons ATGGAGAGAAACCAAATTATTCCGAATTCGATTGATTGTTTTCCACGTCATGCCATGGGAAGAGGAAATAAAGATAAACGAAAGAACATGAAAG GGTACATTCCCAGTTATTTAGATGGCAACGAGGAATGCGTGGTTTGTGGTGATAAAGCGACAGGATATCATTATCGATGTATAACATGCGAGGGGTGTAAG GGATTTTTCCGGCGTACTGTCCAGAAAGACTTGCAGAAGACGTATCAATGCAAACAACGCGGGAAATGTCAGGTCAACAAAGTATCAAGGAACCAATGCCAGATGTGTCGATACGAGAAATGCATTGCTACCGGGATGGCAACAGACC TGGTTTTGAATGAAGACAAACGAATAGCGAAGCGGAAACTGATCGAACGTAATCGGCAACTACGACGTCATAAAGACATAAGTCACGTGATGGGAACGTGGAAAGTCGGGCGAGTAAGCGACGATGATAATCACGTGATATCTGCCGTCGTGCAAGctcataatgacgtcataaatgaCGATGAC TTCGAAGAAACGAGCCGATCACCGACCCACGGCGAACAATTCTCAAGCGCATTGACGAACGCTGTCACTCGGGTGGTGGAGTTTGCGAAACGGTTGCCATTTTTTACTGGAAAG TTCAACAGACGACCAAGTTGCAATGTTGAAAGGTTGTTGCATGGAAGTGATCGTGTTGAACTGTGTGGCTTCATATGATCGAGCTCGCTGTACATTAAAACTGTTCTCAAAAGTTATAATAACAAGAGAAAAATTACGCCGAACGAGATTCGATCATTTTGCCGACGATTTGTTTAGAACTGCAGAAGAAATGTCCATTTTGCAACTGACCGAAACAGAAATTGCGATGCTAAAAGCTATTATTGTGTTTGCTGCAG ATCGACCACGAATTCAACACATTGACGAAATCAGAAATATTCAAGACTCTTTGCTTCAATCGCTACGATATTACGTCATGGATAAACGTCAGCACGAATACGCAGTATGGTCAACGCTACTTATTAAA aTGGCTGATATACGTCGAATAAGCAACGGGTTCGCTGCTTCACTTATGGACATGAAGTTAAACAACCCAGAAGAACTAATCGTATTGTTTGCCGAGGACCGCAGAGGTACTCCCGACGATCATACACCTCTACAAGACGCAAGAATGGACACAACCAAAACCTCGGCATCTCAAAAGCTATGTCAAAAAGGCGGCAATAAAGAAAACCGAATGGATAATTCAAAGCGAGTTTCGACAAGCGTGAAGAAAGTTTCGAACTCGTGGCCGCCAACGTATAAGCGGGACGAACCCTTCATGAGTAACAGAGCCTTACTACCGCAGCATTACGGTGTGTGGTCGTGCTTCCCAAAACCAAGTTACGATCTTCCAAACCCATCCTTACCTAAACCAAGTGGATTCCAGCCGTTGCAACTGCCACATGCAGCATTATCAGGGCACGTAGGGAAAACTTTGGGTAGAAATAATTTCATCCTGCCTACAGCACTTCACCCAAGCTTGAACACGGTGAAACATTCAGACATGTTTCGTGCAATGCCTGTAGATAGCGGGGAATTTATACCGAGTATCAATCCACCAGCTTACATTGCGaacagtaaaacaaatgtttcgCCCCAAACACGGTGGTTATTAAAAGAGCGTTTTACACAAGAAAAGGGCACGCATATTTCGGACAAAAACGTCCACGCAAATCAAAATGCAACGGAAGAAGCAATAAACTTGTCACTAAAATTATAA
- the LOC100181707 gene encoding beta-1,4-glucuronyltransferase 1-like isoform X1: protein MFRYLFQNEMSRSRRVAVIAFILLTSQILRLFFENWYLFSGNINYISSAAKDIGSIRVVPPSIEHEGGYLVNRFYKSEGFGMNDLKDPADVTLVMHGTVDRLYRLIEIAEVWSGPISMAVYAPMQDASFFDDAIDGLRLCWATLRKSVSFHLVHHVNSPANVTQLGSFVYLSCKDIIRRLRLVRPNAGRSQYPHNLLRNVGRSGALTNFVLHIDADLAPSRSLRGKFKELLKLHNLESGIAARSSKLLFVLPVFELRQFQNPVRTKQELAEAIKERNAIPFLQETCVPCHRPTDYDRWLQSLKSDSNDSEMSYKVDYVKEWTPFFITSKHSPLYDDRFVAFGHDVLANICELQANGYEFHVLTHEFLIHNGYRTKSRMTEFERTRRDDRATFYDKFLQELRENGLVGSMYNNCYD, encoded by the exons ATGTTTCGTTATCTGTTTCAAAATGAG ATGTCAAGATCTCGACGTGTGGCGGTCATCGCGTTCATTTTGCTGACGTCACAGATACTTCGTTTGTTCTTCGAAAACTGGTATCTTTTTTCGggaaacataaattatatttcttCTGCTGCGAAAGACATCGGCTCAATACGCGTTGTTCCGCCTTCCATCGAGCACGAAGGTGGATACTTGGTCAACAGATTTTATAAGTCAGAAGGTTTCGGGATGAACGATTTAAAAGACCCAGCTGATGTTACACTGGTGATGCATGGGACAGTAGATCGACTGTACAG ATTAATAGAAATCGCAGAGGTTTGGAGTGGACCAATATCAATGGCTGTGTACGCACCCATGCAAGACGCAAGTTTCTTTGATGACGCGATTGATGGGTTAAGATTATGCTGGGCAACACTGCGAAAAAGTGTTTCCTTTCATTTAGTACATCATGTCAACTCGCCCGCAAACGTAACGCAGTTGGGTTCGTTCGTATATCTCTCTTGCAAAGACATCATACGCCGTCTACGCTTAGTTAGGCCGAACGCTGGTCGGTCTCAGTACCCACATAACTTGTTACGGAATGTTGGAAGGAGCGGAGCGCTAACTAACTTTGTTCTTCATATCGACGCAGACCTGGCACCGTCGCGAAGTTTGCGAGGGAAATTCAAGGAATTGTTGAAATTGCATAACTTGGAAAGCGGGATAGCGGCAAG GTCTTCAAAACTTCTATTCGTGCTACCCGTGTTCGAGCTTCGACAGTTTCAAAACCCAGTAAGAACGAAACAAGAACTTGCAGAAGCGATAAAAGAAAGAAACGCAATACCTTTTCTTCAG GAAACATGTGTACCTTGTCACCGGCCCACGGATTACGATCGTTGGTTGCAATCGTTAAAGAGCGATTCTAATGATTCGGAAATGTCTTATAAAGTAGATTACGTGAAAGAATGGACTCCTTTCTTTATAACGTCAAAGCACTCGCCATTATACGATGATCGGTTCGTTGCATTCGGGCATGATGTTTTGGCAAAC ATATGCGAGTTACAGGCGAACGGGTACGAGTTTCACGTTCTCACTCACGAATTTCTTATCCACAATGGCTACAGAACTAAGAGCAGAATGACAGAGTTTGAGAGAACGCGCAGAGACGACAGGGCGACCTTTTATGACAAATTTCTTCAAGAACTTCGTGAAAATGGTTTGGTCGGTAGCATGTACAATAACTGCTACGACTGA
- the nr1 gene encoding nuclear receptor 1 (The RefSeq protein has 16 substitutions compared to this genomic sequence), which yields MERNQIIPNSIDCFPRHAMGRGNKDKRKNMKGYIPSYLDGNEECVVCGDKATGYHYRCITCEGCKGFFRRTVQKDLQKTYQCKQRGKCQVNKVSRNQCQMCRYEKCIATGMATDLVLNEDKRIAKRKLIERNRQLRRHKDISHVMGTWKVGRGSDDDNHVISAVVQAHNDVINDDDFEETSRSPTHGEQFSSALTNAVTRVVEFAKRLPFFTGKASTDDQVAMLKGCCMEVIVLNCVASYDRARCTLKLFSKVIITREKLRRTRFDHFADDLFRTAEEMSILQLTETEIAMLKAIIVFAADRPRIQHIDEIRNIQNSLLQSLRYYVMDKAQHEYAVWSMLLIKMADIRRISNGFAASLMDMKLNNPEELVVLFAKDRSGTSDDHTPLQDARMDTTKTSASQKLCQKGGNKENRMDNSKQVSTSVKKESDSWPPTYKRDEPFMSNRALLLQHYGVWSCFPKPSYDLPNPSVPKPSGFQPLQLPHAALSGHVGKTLGRNNFILPTALHPSLNTVKHLDMFRVMPVDSGEFIPSINPPAYIANSKTNVSPQTRWLLKERFTQEKGTHISDKNVHANQNATEEAINLSLKL from the exons ATGGAGAGAAACCAAATTATTCCGAATTCGATTGATTGTTTTCCACGTCATGCCATGGGAAGAGGAAATAAAGATAAACGAAAGAACATGAAAG GGTACATTCCCAGTTATTTAGATGGCAACGAGGAATGCGTGGTTTGTGGTGATAAAGCGACAGGATATCATTATCGATGTATAACATGCGAGGGGTGTAAG GGATTTTTCCGGCGTACTGTCCAGAAAGACTTGCAGAAGACGTATCAATGCAAACAACGCGGGAAATGTCAGGTCAACAAAGTATCAAGGAACCAATGCCAGATGTGTCGATACGAGAAATGCATTGCTACCGGGATGGCAACAGACC TGGTTTTGAATGAAGACAAACGAATAGCGAAGCGGAAACTGATCGAACGTAATCGGCAACTACGACGTCATAAAGACATAAGTCACGTGATGGGAACGTGGAAAGTCGGGCGAGTAAGCGACGATGATAATCACGTGATATCTGCCGTCGTGCAAGctcataatgacgtcataaatgaCGATGAC TTCGAAGAAACGAGCCGATCACCGACCCACGGCGAACAATTCTCAAGCGCATTGACGAACGCTGTCACTCGGGTGGTGGAGTTTGCGAAACGGTTGCCATTTTTTACTGGAAAG GTTTCAACAGACGACCAAGTTGCAATGTTGAAAGGTTGTTGCATGGAAGTGATCGTGTTGAACTGTGTGGCTTCATATGATCGAGCTCGCTGTACATTAAAACTGTTCTCAAAAGTTATAATAACAAGAGAAAAATTACGCCGAACGAGATTCGATCATTTTGCCGACGATTTGTTTAGAACTGCAGAAGAAATGTCCATTTTGCAACTGACCGAAACAGAAATTGCGATGCTAAAAGCTATTATTGTGTTTGCTGCAG ATCGACCACGAATTCAACACATTGACGAAATCAGAAATATTCAAGACTCTTTGCTTCAATCGCTACGATATTACGTCATGGATAAACGTCAGCACGAATACGCAGTATGGTCAACGCTACTTATTAAA aTGGCTGATATACGTCGAATAAGCAACGGGTTCGCTGCTTCACTTATGGACATGAAGTTAAACAACCCAGAAGAACTAATCGTATTGTTTGCCGAGGACCGCAGAGGTACTCCCGACGATCATACACCTCTACAAGACGCAAGAATGGACACAACCAAAACCTCGGCATCTCAAAAGCTATGTCAAAAAGGCGGCAATAAAGAAAACCGAATGGATAATTCAAAGCGAGTTTCGACAAGCGTGAAGAAAGTTTCGAACTCGTGGCCGCCAACGTATAAGCGGGACGAACCCTTCATGAGTAACAGAGCCTTACTACCGCAGCATTACGGTGTGTGGTCGTGCTTCCCAAAACCAAGTTACGATCTTCCAAACCCATCCTTACCTAAACCAAGTGGATTCCAGCCGTTGCAACTGCCACATGCAGCATTATCAGGGCACGTAGGGAAAACTTTGGGTAGAAATAATTTCATCCTGCCTACAGCACTTCACCCAAGCTTGAACACGGTGAAACATTCAGACATGTTTCGTGCAATGCCTGTAGATAGCGGGGAATTTATACCGAGTATCAATCCACCAGCTTACATTGCGaacagtaaaacaaatgtttcgCCCCAAACACGGTGGTTATTAAAAGAGCGTTTTACACAAGAAAAGGGCACGCATATTTCGGACAAAAACGTCCACGCAAATCAAAATGCAACGGAAGAAGCAATAAACTTGTCACTAAAATTATAA
- the LOC100181707 gene encoding beta-1,4-glucuronyltransferase 1-like isoform X2 gives MSRSRRVAVIAFILLTSQILRLFFENWYLFSGNINYISSAAKDIGSIRVVPPSIEHEGGYLVNRFYKSEGFGMNDLKDPADVTLVMHGTVDRLYRLIEIAEVWSGPISMAVYAPMQDASFFDDAIDGLRLCWATLRKSVSFHLVHHVNSPANVTQLGSFVYLSCKDIIRRLRLVRPNAGRSQYPHNLLRNVGRSGALTNFVLHIDADLAPSRSLRGKFKELLKLHNLESGIAARSSKLLFVLPVFELRQFQNPVRTKQELAEAIKERNAIPFLQETCVPCHRPTDYDRWLQSLKSDSNDSEMSYKVDYVKEWTPFFITSKHSPLYDDRFVAFGHDVLANICELQANGYEFHVLTHEFLIHNGYRTKSRMTEFERTRRDDRATFYDKFLQELRENGLVGSMYNNCYD, from the exons ATGTCAAGATCTCGACGTGTGGCGGTCATCGCGTTCATTTTGCTGACGTCACAGATACTTCGTTTGTTCTTCGAAAACTGGTATCTTTTTTCGggaaacataaattatatttcttCTGCTGCGAAAGACATCGGCTCAATACGCGTTGTTCCGCCTTCCATCGAGCACGAAGGTGGATACTTGGTCAACAGATTTTATAAGTCAGAAGGTTTCGGGATGAACGATTTAAAAGACCCAGCTGATGTTACACTGGTGATGCATGGGACAGTAGATCGACTGTACAG ATTAATAGAAATCGCAGAGGTTTGGAGTGGACCAATATCAATGGCTGTGTACGCACCCATGCAAGACGCAAGTTTCTTTGATGACGCGATTGATGGGTTAAGATTATGCTGGGCAACACTGCGAAAAAGTGTTTCCTTTCATTTAGTACATCATGTCAACTCGCCCGCAAACGTAACGCAGTTGGGTTCGTTCGTATATCTCTCTTGCAAAGACATCATACGCCGTCTACGCTTAGTTAGGCCGAACGCTGGTCGGTCTCAGTACCCACATAACTTGTTACGGAATGTTGGAAGGAGCGGAGCGCTAACTAACTTTGTTCTTCATATCGACGCAGACCTGGCACCGTCGCGAAGTTTGCGAGGGAAATTCAAGGAATTGTTGAAATTGCATAACTTGGAAAGCGGGATAGCGGCAAG GTCTTCAAAACTTCTATTCGTGCTACCCGTGTTCGAGCTTCGACAGTTTCAAAACCCAGTAAGAACGAAACAAGAACTTGCAGAAGCGATAAAAGAAAGAAACGCAATACCTTTTCTTCAG GAAACATGTGTACCTTGTCACCGGCCCACGGATTACGATCGTTGGTTGCAATCGTTAAAGAGCGATTCTAATGATTCGGAAATGTCTTATAAAGTAGATTACGTGAAAGAATGGACTCCTTTCTTTATAACGTCAAAGCACTCGCCATTATACGATGATCGGTTCGTTGCATTCGGGCATGATGTTTTGGCAAAC ATATGCGAGTTACAGGCGAACGGGTACGAGTTTCACGTTCTCACTCACGAATTTCTTATCCACAATGGCTACAGAACTAAGAGCAGAATGACAGAGTTTGAGAGAACGCGCAGAGACGACAGGGCGACCTTTTATGACAAATTTCTTCAAGAACTTCGTGAAAATGGTTTGGTCGGTAGCATGTACAATAACTGCTACGACTGA
- the LOC100184897 gene encoding conserved oligomeric Golgi complex subunit 1-like, with amino-acid sequence MDSVMTIFERNGVEEIRELEKKTRHEIELKKEELRQMVGERYRDLIEAADKITEMKKCSEIVTNTVKDIQEFTSARRKSALKPRASQLGASNESRFLEIAAETKVLMEMPEEIWLQVEAGNMITASFLYLQSRQVLKNLSLDGNHSYSPILQWIPMLGQQAQAVANLRLAILKQCHARIRDHSLDLQSLSEALCSIILLEEVSIETALGKLLESRREAINEILTEAEIKSGSYYGMSTKGKICAGLEVLVKTASQVYELFCCEGERKSAVEIMLRKCTEEPEGTEPSESFGLGKCFKIWTSCVPKNLSLQKVKFNITSYNIEDKNIQQLNTQWLSACKSILNKGIADLLQFTNSAKDLTSVREAAMEILDCGNEIKATSTNNNWSINDLGETVHVKTKWQQTCQAVFNHEVDVWDELLQSLFLNKLKSIVAVTFQQLLNDSKALLEKQGGEKGTSTSKFLWNEHENDISSTMAWSSWQQRKTSDHAGLTLKSLSITPNVHRLCEGLDTSVKKLLDDVNNYVVSVVGKSGPNTPHKRSVSTSENLIENNVECQTVYGYLKLSSGEFFTSLLEFLSKMKEQLKNKANKTDYTANEDVLSKALFLSRVCRNLFKLCHSFHDCYITKPLHNQPLRRHMSESHASGDMKSTTDTSQWEAIVEAMSVQSLNFMSICTNAILSPALVSFEESLLNSASGGNILLSLSLWDSITVEEESETGDTVKSQIKVPASTMSFTQELLFTVCTELEKIGGYSISRSTLRELSNSCLQGVMRAYSSAKTALARDDSSLHGQTLPEEDASPSQVWALQSLFDLRYLHNILQQSLDAAGKNPEVGENDLDEEHPCFTYTELVDWLEGYIDPFDLDVFSPHLTHNIQRYSARTSTLFGILVSSKVTSSQKLFSSKDSHNVLPLMPDCGRFPLLPIANSSRSYGDMMTSSLPQLPLAHALRQLTSSVDQREERERDKSSSLYSKLGALSSSWLSMSSSYTEN; translated from the exons ATGGATTCGGTGATGACAATATTTGAGAGGAATGGAGTGGAAGAGATCCGGGAGTTGGAGAAGAAGACGAGACACGAGATTGAACTGAAAAAGGAGGAACTGAGGCAAATGGTTGGAGAAAG ATACCGTGATTTAATTGAGGCAGCCGACAAAATAACGGAGATGAAGAAATGCTCAGAGATCGTGACCAACACAGTAAAGGATATCCAAGAATTTACATCAGCGAGGAGAAAATCTGCGTTGAAGCCACGTGCTAGCCAACTGGGTGCTTCAAATGAAAGCAG ATTTTTAGAGATTGCAGctgaaacaaaagttttaatgGAAATGCCGGAGGAGATTTGGTTGCAAGTAGAAGCTGGCAACATGATAACTGCTTCATTTCTTTATCTGCAG AGTCGACAAGTCTTGAAAAATCTTTCTCTTGATGGGAATCATTCATACAGTCCAATATTACAGTGGATTCCAATGTTAGGGCAGCAAGCACAAGCGGTTGCTAATCTACGCTTGGCTATTTTGAAACAATGCCATGCCAGAATCAGGGATCACAGCTTAGACTTGCAAAGTCTGTCCGAAGCTTTGTGCTCAATTATTCTGCTAGAAGAAGTTTCGATTGAGACAGCACTTGGAAAGCTTTTAGAATCTAGACGTGAAGCTATCAATGAGATTCTCACAGAGGCCGAAATAAAATCTGGCTCCTATTACGGCATGAGCACAAAAGGCAAGATCTGTGCTGGTCTTGAGGTCCTTGTAAAAACTGCATCTCAAGTTTATGAACTCTTCTGCTGTGAAGGTGAACGAAAAAGTGCCGTTGAAATAATGCTAAGGAAGTGCACAGAAGAACCCGAGGGCACCGAACCTTCTGAGAGCTTTGGTTTAggaaagtgttttaaaatatggacTAGTTGCGTGCCCAAGAACTTGTCCCTGCAGAAAGTGAAGTTCAACATCACAAGTTACAATATTGAGGATAAGAATATTCAGCAGCTTAATACACAGTGGTTGTCAGCGTGTAAATCGATTCTAAATAAAGGAATTGCTGACTTGCTACAGTTTACGAACTCTGCCAAGGATTTGACGAGTGTTAGGGAGGCAGCAATGGAGATACTTGATTGTGGAAATGAAATTAAAGCCACCAGCACTAACAACAATTGGTCTATTAATGATTTAGGTGAAACAGTCCACGTAAAAACAAAGTGGCAACAAACGTGTCAGGCTGTTTTTAACCACGAAGTTGATGTTTGGGATGAACTGTTGCAAAGTTTATTCCTCAATAAATTGAAGTCTATTGTTGCTGTAACCTTCCAACAGCTACTTAATGATAGCAAAGCTTTGCTTGAGAAACAAGGTGGTGAAAAGGGCACGAGCACTTCAAAGTTTCTATGGAACGAACATGAAAATGATATTTCTTCTACAATGGCTTGGAGCAGTTGGCAGCAACGGAAAACATCGGACCATGCAGGGCTAACACTAAAGTCACTCTCAATCACCCCAAATGTACATCGACTGTGTGAAGGGCTTGACACATCAGTTAAAAAGTTGCTTGATGATGTAAACAATTATGTTGTTAGCGTGGTTGGCAAAAGTGGGCCGAACACACCTCACAAACGCTCTGTCAGTACTTCGGAAAATTTAATCGAAAATAATGTTGAATGTCAAACAGTCTACGGATACCTGAAACTATCCAGTGGTGAATTCTTCACATCTTTGTTGGAATTTTTGTCCAAAATGAAAGAGCAATTAAAGAacaaagcaaataaaacagattACACAGCAAATGAAGATGTTCTCAGCAAGGCATTGTTCCTATCTCGTGTATGtcgtaatttatttaaactatgcCACAGTTTtcatgattgttacatcacaaaacCTCTCCACAATCAACCATTACGACGTCACATGAGTGAATCTCATGCTAGTGGTGACATGAAGTCAACCACAGACACTTCACAATGGGAAGCAATTGTAGAAGCCATGTCCGTACAAAGCCTTAACTTTATGTCAATATGTACCAACGCCATCTTGTCCCCTGCATTGGTGAGTTTTGAAGAGAGCTTGCTCAACTCTGCCTCCGGTGGAAATATTCTGCTTAGTTTATCTTTATGGGACTCGATCACAGTAGAAGAAGAGAGCGAAACCGGCGACACAGTTAAATCCCAGATCAAAGTTCCAGCTTCCACAATGAGTTTCACCCAAGAACTTCTTTTCACAGTTTGCACCGAACTCGAAAAAATAGGAGGTTACTCGATCAGTCGCTCTACTTTGCGTGAACTATCTAACAGCTGCTTGCAAGGTGTCATGCGTGCTTATTCATCGGCGAAAACTGCTCTTGCACGAGATGATTCAAGTCTTCATGGCCAAACTCTCCCGGAAGAAGACGCCTCCCCATCTCAAGTGTGGGCTCTACAAAGCCTCTTTGATCTTCGGTATCTTCATAACATTCTCCAGCAATCTCTGGATGCTGCTGGGAAGAATCCTGAAGTTGGAGAAAATGATCTTGATGAGGAACATCCATGTTTCACTTACACAGAGCTAGTGGATTGGTTGGAGGGGTACATCGATCCGTTTGACTTGGATGTCTTCTCTCCTCACCTGACTCACAACATCCAGAGATATTCCGCTCGAACATCGACCTTATTTGGAATCCTCGTCTCCAGCAAAGTTACTTCATCCCAAAAGTTATTCTCGTCGAAGGATTCACACAACGTCCTACCCCTTATGCCCGACTGTGGAAG GTTCCCTCTGTTACCAATTGCTAATTCCAGTCGTAGTTATGGCgacatgatgacgtcatcactacCCCAACTTCCACTAGCGCATGCTCTGCGTCAATTGACGAGTTCCGTGGACCAAAGAGAAGAGAGGGAGAGAGACAAGTCTTCATCGTTATATTCCAAACTGGGAGCTCTTAGTTCCTCCTGGCTTTCTATGTCTTCGTCTTACACTGAAAATTGA
- the LOC100182529 gene encoding uncharacterized protein C15orf41 homolog: MKRKEFEEIISFIKSNKCKKLKDLINQVKDMFEAKFSYQTLVSICLIHHQNHVKRTIHDKSTDACIEKYYSTFLQSKRDGKSHKNSALVEIATENNIPPLLLARLILHRHLKLKAEKSDHAETNERVNLKTEVARLVKDPFLIEDKVLSWEVRQCILHDFGYGQVTDSVRSLIGSEYEHKLVTHVKELNIPFQTEVDLKKLGFDKTPDIKLEIPFKLKDQVVCWIESKASFGTPEEHMYYVNKQYNSYWNRFGPGLVIYWFGFVDELAHDMLKKNILVMDRFPLPAEVSFYNPALVVKDDKLS; this comes from the coding sequence atgaaaCGAAAGGAATTCGAGGagattatttcatttattaagtCAAACAAATGCAAGAAATTAAAGGATTTGATCAACCAAGTAAAAGATATGTTTGAAGCCAAATTTTCCTACCAAACATTAGTAAGCATATGTCTCATACACCACCAAAACCATGTGAAAAGAACAATTCATGATAAAAGCACAGATGCGTGCATAGAAAAATACTATTCTACCTTTTTACAAAGTAAAAGAGATGGAAAAAGCCATAAAAACTCAGCACTGGTGGAAATTGCAACCGAAAACAACATTCCACCTTTACTGCTTGCTAGATTGATTTTACATAGACatcttaaattaaaagcagAGAAAAGCGACCATGCGGAAACAAACGAAAGAGTTAATCTTAAAACTGAAGTTGCTCGACTGGTAAAAGATCCATTTTTAATCGAAGACAAAGTTTTATCATGGGAAGTACGACAATGCATTCTACATGATTTTGGTTATGGCCAAGTAACTGATTCAGTACGAAGTCTTATTGGTTCAGAATATGAACACAAACTAGTGACGCATGTGAAAGAGTTGAATATTCCATTTCAAACTGAGGTTGATTTAAAGAAATTGGGATTTGATAAAACACCAGATATTAAACTTGAAATCCCATTTAAGTTGAAAGACCAAGTGGTTTGCTGGATTGAAAGCAAAGCTTCTTTCGGCACTCCTGAAGAACATATGTATTATGTGAATAAACAATACAACAGCTACTGGAATCGATTTGGGCCAGGACTGGTGATCTATTGGTTTGGTTTTGTTGATGAATTGGCGCATGATATGCTCAAGAAGAATATCCTGGTTATGGATAGATTTCCACTTCCTGCGGAAGTTTCTTTTTATAATCCTGCTTTAGTTGTTAAAGATGATAAACTATCATAG